The following proteins come from a genomic window of Planctomycetaceae bacterium:
- a CDS encoding prepilin-type N-terminal cleavage/methylation domain-containing protein produces the protein MTDTTQAPRIRHRGFTLIELLVVIAIIAILIALLLPAV, from the coding sequence ATGACTGACACGACCCAGGCTCCGCGAATTCGCCATCGCGGATTTACACTGATCGAACTTCTGGTCGTCATCGCGATCATAGCCATTCTCATCGCACTGCTGCTGCCCGCCGTGCA